In the Paenibacillus sp. FSL H7-0357 genome, one interval contains:
- the aroA gene encoding 3-phosphoshikimate 1-carboxyvinyltransferase — MDVIVRPTPALQGEFGALSSKNYTTRYLLVAALSEGVSTIYYPAHSEDSDAIRRCIADLGAVLTEDEEKIVIQGFGRHPRDVKELNVGNAGAVLRFLMAVAALSPEVTFVNTYPDSLGKRPHDDLIAALGQIGVQVEHNNGRLPITIRGGKPVGGRITVSGAVSSQYLSALLFLTPLLEEDSEIVVLDDLKSKVVVGQTLEVLEQAGIVVHSADDYMSFKVPGRQAYAAKSYTVQGDYPGSAAVLAAAAVTQSDVKIHRLAEKSKQGERAIVDVLRMMEVPLTHEDGTVHVQGNGILKAVEFDGDAATDAVLAMVAAAVFAEGTSRFYNVENLRYKECDRITDYLAELTRAGAKVEERRDEIIVHGMPEGVEGGVTINAHYDHRVIMALTVVGLRARKPLLIKDAHHVAKSYPQYFDHLRALGANVEWVQ; from the coding sequence ATGGACGTTATTGTTAGGCCGACGCCAGCTTTGCAAGGAGAATTTGGAGCTTTGTCTTCCAAAAATTACACTACACGCTACCTGCTTGTTGCCGCTCTATCCGAGGGCGTCAGCACGATCTACTATCCTGCACATAGTGAGGACAGCGATGCGATCCGCAGATGTATTGCCGATCTTGGAGCAGTGCTTACGGAGGATGAAGAGAAGATTGTCATTCAAGGCTTTGGCCGGCATCCCCGTGACGTCAAGGAACTTAATGTAGGGAATGCCGGGGCTGTCCTGCGCTTTCTGATGGCTGTAGCTGCGCTGAGCCCGGAGGTGACTTTCGTTAACACGTACCCGGATTCTCTGGGCAAACGCCCGCATGACGACCTCATTGCAGCGCTCGGCCAGATCGGTGTTCAAGTGGAGCATAATAATGGAAGACTTCCGATTACCATTCGCGGCGGCAAGCCGGTTGGCGGCCGGATTACCGTCTCCGGTGCAGTCAGCTCACAGTATCTTAGTGCGCTGCTCTTCCTGACGCCGCTGCTAGAAGAGGACAGCGAGATCGTCGTACTGGATGATCTGAAGTCGAAGGTTGTTGTCGGCCAGACGCTGGAGGTGCTGGAGCAGGCAGGAATCGTAGTTCATTCTGCTGACGATTATATGTCCTTTAAGGTGCCGGGGCGCCAGGCTTATGCGGCCAAGTCTTACACCGTGCAGGGGGATTATCCGGGATCTGCGGCTGTGCTTGCGGCAGCGGCTGTCACCCAATCGGATGTGAAAATTCACCGGCTTGCCGAGAAGAGCAAGCAAGGGGAACGGGCAATTGTGGATGTGCTGCGTATGATGGAAGTACCGCTTACTCACGAAGACGGAACAGTACATGTGCAGGGGAACGGCATTCTAAAGGCTGTGGAATTCGACGGCGATGCGGCAACCGATGCCGTGCTGGCGATGGTGGCGGCGGCGGTATTTGCCGAAGGGACCTCGCGTTTCTACAACGTGGAGAATCTGCGTTATAAGGAATGCGACCGGATTACCGACTATCTGGCGGAGTTGACCCGTGCCGGAGCCAAGGTTGAGGAGCGCCGCGACGAGATCATCGTGCACGGCATGCCTGAGGGTGTCGAAGGCGGAGTAACGATTAATGCGCATTATGATCACCGGGTAATCATGGCGCTGACGGTAGTGGGCCTTCGTGCCCGCAAGCCGCTGCTGATCAAGGACGCCCATCATGTCGCCAAGTCCTATCCGCAATATTTCGACCACCTGCGTGCGCTTGGAGCAAATGTGGAGTGGGTACAATAA
- a CDS encoding CoA-binding protein: protein MSFENPTREQIGDILASAGNIAVVGLSDKSDRTSYMVAYAMQSRGYRIIPVNPTVDGEILGEKCYHTLAEIPEPVDIVNVFRRSEYCAEVAQEAADIGAHVLWLQQGIISKEAADIAADHGMTAIMDRCIKVEEAITMHGRSRQ from the coding sequence ATGAGCTTTGAGAACCCGACCCGGGAGCAAATCGGCGATATTCTTGCTTCCGCAGGTAATATTGCTGTTGTAGGTCTTTCCGACAAATCGGACCGTACCTCCTATATGGTGGCTTATGCGATGCAGAGCCGCGGATACCGGATCATTCCGGTTAATCCTACAGTAGACGGTGAGATTCTAGGGGAGAAATGCTACCATACGCTGGCTGAAATACCGGAGCCGGTGGACATTGTCAATGTGTTCCGCCGCAGCGAATACTGCGCCGAAGTGGCGCAGGAGGCAGCTGATATCGGCGCACATGTGCTGTGGCTCCAGCAGGGCATTATCAGCAAGGAGGCTGCTGACATTGCCGCAGACCACGGCATGACGGCGATCATGGACCGCTGCATCAAGGTCGAGGAAGCAATCACGATGCACGGGCGCAGCCGGCAGTAG
- a CDS encoding glucose PTS transporter subunit IIA gives MNWLGSLQQLGRAIMLPTMVLPAAAILLSLGSLPWSAWGLSSVSEVTTYAGQGIFYFMPYLFAVGVAWGLSNQAGPAGLAALAGMFTYDRIVTHMGNGDVQPATLIGIILGIVAGVAHNRFKNIKLPEAIQFFGGSRFVLLFMGLFSALFAWVMLGVSPLLQQGLDVLFRDIQATGGYGVFVYGVLYRVLTAFGLHHILNNLFWFQLGSFATPDGSAVVQGDLPRFFAGDPTAGIFMAGLFPIMMFALPAIALAIIQEAREDLKPKIRKTFLRAAMVCFLTGVSEQIEFAFLFASPYLFALHVVMSGLAMVLTYSLGIHHGFSYSAGVIDFILNLHLSQRAWLLIPIGIGYGVVYYNVFRWAIRRFQIPTPGREEGSELGDWAGNIPYQAPLILEALGGKENIVQVQACITRLRLTVHNDRFIDTGALKGLGSAGIIKLGGGNVQVVFGTYSELIREEIDKLMLRDLPQVLFSSPMQGRMMPIEEVPDHIFAAKLVGDGVAFFPDKGELVSPVFGKVMHVYPTMHAVGISTPEGLEVLMHIGIDTSQLKGPFEALVQEGDSVEPGQLLVRFDLTFLREHAASLATPMVITNPDRVKSWSYAPFKTVKKGQSSVMSVVLHESNVGGIEA, from the coding sequence TTGAATTGGCTCGGATCATTGCAGCAGTTGGGCAGAGCCATAATGCTTCCTACCATGGTGCTTCCGGCGGCCGCCATCCTGCTTAGTCTGGGCAGCTTACCGTGGTCTGCATGGGGACTTTCTTCGGTATCCGAAGTGACTACATATGCGGGGCAGGGAATATTTTATTTCATGCCTTATTTGTTTGCTGTCGGCGTAGCGTGGGGGTTATCCAATCAGGCCGGACCTGCTGGGCTGGCTGCACTGGCTGGAATGTTCACTTATGACCGGATTGTTACCCATATGGGGAACGGGGATGTTCAGCCTGCTACATTAATCGGAATCATACTCGGGATTGTCGCCGGCGTGGCGCATAACCGGTTTAAAAATATCAAGCTTCCAGAAGCCATACAATTCTTCGGAGGTTCGCGGTTTGTCCTGCTGTTCATGGGCCTGTTCTCGGCCTTATTCGCTTGGGTGATGCTCGGCGTTTCTCCGCTGCTTCAGCAAGGGCTGGACGTGCTTTTCCGGGATATACAGGCGACCGGCGGATATGGCGTGTTTGTCTACGGGGTGCTTTACAGGGTGCTTACGGCCTTTGGCCTCCATCATATTTTAAATAATTTGTTCTGGTTTCAGCTGGGGAGCTTTGCTACTCCTGACGGCAGCGCGGTCGTCCAGGGGGATTTGCCGCGGTTTTTTGCGGGAGATCCTACTGCGGGCATCTTTATGGCCGGACTTTTTCCGATCATGATGTTCGCATTGCCGGCGATTGCCTTAGCTATTATTCAGGAAGCGCGGGAGGATTTGAAGCCGAAGATCCGCAAAACTTTTTTGCGTGCCGCAATGGTCTGCTTTTTGACCGGCGTGTCGGAGCAAATTGAGTTCGCTTTCCTGTTCGCTTCGCCATATTTATTCGCGCTGCACGTAGTCATGTCCGGTCTTGCAATGGTGCTGACCTATTCACTTGGCATCCATCATGGATTCTCTTATTCGGCGGGGGTCATTGACTTTATCCTCAACCTGCATCTGTCGCAGCGCGCCTGGCTGCTGATCCCGATCGGGATCGGTTATGGGGTTGTGTATTATAACGTCTTCCGCTGGGCGATCCGCCGTTTCCAGATTCCGACACCGGGGCGTGAGGAAGGCTCTGAACTGGGCGACTGGGCAGGGAATATCCCGTATCAGGCTCCGCTTATTCTGGAGGCGCTGGGGGGCAAAGAGAACATCGTACAAGTTCAGGCTTGCATCACCCGTTTAAGATTAACTGTGCATAATGACCGATTCATTGATACCGGGGCGCTCAAGGGATTGGGCTCGGCCGGAATTATAAAGCTGGGCGGCGGGAACGTGCAGGTGGTATTCGGCACCTACTCAGAGCTGATCCGTGAGGAGATTGACAAGCTGATGCTTCGTGATCTGCCGCAGGTGCTGTTCAGTTCTCCAATGCAGGGCCGAATGATGCCGATTGAGGAAGTGCCGGACCATATTTTTGCCGCGAAGCTGGTTGGGGACGGGGTGGCCTTTTTCCCGGACAAAGGGGAGCTGGTCTCACCCGTGTTTGGCAAGGTGATGCACGTATACCCTACAATGCACGCAGTGGGCATCTCAACGCCCGAAGGGCTGGAAGTGCTTATGCATATCGGGATCGACACTTCACAGCTTAAGGGGCCGTTTGAGGCGCTTGTGCAGGAAGGGGACAGTGTGGAGCCGGGCCAGTTGCTGGTGAGATTCGATCTTACCTTTTTGCGTGAACATGCGGCATCGCTTGCTACACCGATGGTGATTACCAACCCTGACCGTGTGAAATCCTGGAGCTATGCTCCATTTAAAACTGTGAAAAAGGGGCAATCGTCCGTAATGTCCGTGGTATTACATGAAAGCAATGTTGGAGGGATTGAAGCATGA
- the ptsP gene encoding phosphoenolpyruvate--protein phosphotransferase — MIQGIGAAAGVAIGKAFVLPNWEWSLPDTQVNPVDLAKEFERLYEGIRTSKDEIEFIKREFREVVGPEESSIFDAHLAILDDPVFMSEIRGIIERQYKAAEVAVKEAIDHFVAMFDLLDDEYMKERAVDIKDVGNRLLKHLLGAPEVTLPSDTQPYILVAKELSPSQLVHLNPVYVLGIVTMMGGKTSHSSIMARALGIPLVAGLENKLPNPIQTGDLLVLDGETGILQLHPDELTVRDYAARRDKQQRKKEQLELLATVEAITKDGVSLRLAGNISSVKELDMALKYGAEGVGLFRTEFLYMDRHSFPTEEEQFEVYKLVAEKVGSNTVVIRTLDIGGDKHLDYFQLPDEQNPFLGYRAIRISLDRKDMFKTQLTAILRASHYGNVKMMFPMISSVEEVQAAKAVLNEVKAELDEQGIPYNRNVPVGIMIEVPAAVMIADLLAEEVDFFSIGTNDLVQYVLAVDRMNEQIAHMYHPYHPAVLRMIRMTVEAARQVGIGVSICGEMAADERSLPLWLELGISELSMSPQALLRVKHRTLNTLASEAREMAKACFRHRTSLQTEEMLSTFAGRSGLSLNAGVDPKEKTS; from the coding sequence ATGATACAAGGCATAGGCGCTGCAGCAGGTGTTGCCATCGGGAAGGCCTTTGTCTTGCCGAACTGGGAATGGAGCCTGCCGGATACGCAGGTAAATCCGGTGGATCTGGCCAAGGAATTTGAGCGTTTATACGAAGGAATCCGCACCTCGAAAGATGAAATTGAGTTTATCAAAAGAGAATTCAGGGAAGTCGTGGGGCCGGAGGAATCGAGTATTTTTGACGCCCATCTGGCAATTCTGGATGATCCCGTGTTCATGAGTGAAATCCGTGGCATTATCGAACGCCAATACAAGGCGGCTGAAGTGGCGGTCAAGGAAGCCATTGACCATTTTGTAGCGATGTTTGATCTGCTGGACGATGAATATATGAAAGAGCGGGCAGTTGATATCAAGGATGTCGGCAACCGTCTGCTGAAGCATTTGCTAGGTGCACCCGAGGTAACTCTGCCGTCTGATACACAGCCCTATATACTGGTGGCGAAGGAGTTATCTCCCTCTCAGTTGGTTCATTTGAATCCGGTCTATGTGCTGGGAATTGTCACCATGATGGGCGGCAAAACTTCCCATTCCTCCATAATGGCCCGGGCGCTTGGGATTCCGCTGGTGGCTGGCTTGGAGAACAAACTGCCCAATCCGATTCAGACCGGAGATCTGCTGGTGCTCGACGGTGAAACCGGGATTCTGCAGCTTCATCCGGATGAGCTAACGGTAAGAGACTACGCAGCAAGACGCGATAAGCAGCAGCGTAAGAAAGAACAGCTGGAGCTGCTTGCTACAGTGGAGGCCATTACCAAAGACGGTGTATCTCTGCGGCTGGCCGGTAATATCAGCTCGGTCAAAGAGCTGGATATGGCCCTGAAGTACGGAGCGGAGGGGGTTGGTTTGTTCCGTACGGAATTTTTGTACATGGACCGCCATTCCTTTCCGACAGAAGAAGAGCAGTTTGAGGTCTATAAGCTTGTCGCCGAGAAGGTTGGCAGCAACACCGTTGTAATCCGTACCTTGGATATCGGGGGAGACAAGCATCTGGATTATTTCCAGCTTCCTGACGAGCAGAACCCATTCCTGGGCTACCGCGCCATCCGGATCAGTCTCGACCGCAAAGATATGTTCAAAACACAGCTGACTGCGATCCTGCGTGCCAGCCACTACGGCAATGTGAAGATGATGTTCCCGATGATTTCTTCCGTAGAAGAAGTACAAGCTGCCAAAGCAGTGCTGAACGAGGTCAAGGCAGAGCTGGACGAGCAAGGCATTCCGTATAACCGCAATGTACCGGTAGGCATTATGATTGAGGTTCCGGCTGCCGTTATGATCGCGGATCTGCTGGCGGAAGAAGTGGACTTTTTCAGCATTGGGACAAATGATCTGGTGCAATATGTGCTGGCTGTTGACCGGATGAATGAACAGATCGCCCATATGTATCACCCTTATCATCCAGCGGTATTGCGCATGATTCGTATGACAGTGGAAGCTGCACGGCAAGTAGGCATCGGTGTGAGTATCTGCGGTGAAATGGCTGCCGATGAACGGTCTCTGCCGCTCTGGCTGGAGCTGGGAATCAGCGAGCTGAGTATGTCGCCGCAGGCGCTGCTCCGGGTGAAGCACCGTACACTGAACACACTGGCGTCGGAAGCCAGAGAGATGGCCAAAGCATGTTTCCGGCACCGTACCAGTCTACAGACAGAAGAGATGCTAAGCACATTTGCAGGACGGAGCGGCCTATCGCTGAATGCGGGTGTAGATCCGAAAGAGAAGACATCCTAG
- a CDS encoding sigma-70 family RNA polymerase sigma factor, with translation MENLMESERVQFGDESGQAFIRLVSEQKKILYGIAFSYFRSESDALEMLQEATYRAWSKRKSLKDPERFAPWVTRILINCCNDELKRRKRLVSVEPANAGSTGVMEMTSDRKLDMEQALDSVKLKYRQVLVLKYYRDMTLTEIAEVLGKPEGTVKTWLNKGLKQLRDQMKGGLVHGR, from the coding sequence ATGGAAAATCTAATGGAGTCTGAACGGGTCCAGTTTGGTGATGAGAGTGGACAGGCTTTTATCCGGCTCGTATCAGAGCAGAAGAAAATACTATACGGGATCGCTTTCAGTTACTTCCGCAGTGAGTCAGATGCACTCGAAATGCTGCAGGAAGCTACGTACCGGGCGTGGAGCAAACGGAAAAGTCTCAAAGATCCGGAACGGTTTGCACCTTGGGTGACACGAATTCTGATCAACTGCTGCAACGATGAACTGAAGCGGAGAAAACGGTTAGTTTCCGTAGAGCCTGCGAATGCAGGCAGTACTGGAGTGATGGAAATGACCAGTGACCGCAAGCTGGACATGGAGCAGGCCCTCGACAGTGTGAAATTGAAATACCGTCAGGTGCTTGTACTGAAATATTACCGTGATATGACACTTACAGAGATTGCTGAAGTGCTCGGCAAGCCGGAGGGGACGGTCAAGACCTGGCTGAATAAGGGCTTAAAGCAGCTGCGTGACCAAATGAAAGGGGGACTTGTACATGGCCGGTAG
- a CDS encoding DUF4179 domain-containing protein — MAGSEENLLKEYFDGLSGQVEEISEIKLNAAIRSGMSGPRSYRISAGKRYSIGIAAVLAIVILFAFPWIGKQAEPQNAQSPLVSAQSSNAFEAYRKVASGNITVSSAIDAGLVQRISGASAQQNGYVLTVDGIAADRKGILILYSLQNNTSRKSQVNRLQLAGEGYSAVNYPNGWSPKDVQPGITLGYEVLQWGGDFRSLPDQITFELNLGEKTKTATSSGVKPLAQLSLPITLDHDKMAKTGELIHVDRTLTIAGQEVDVNEVYISTTGIYVEEEYNPQNSKQIFGLLNPRMLLGSEDQFMSLSSFRTLVVEGKKSLVFANDNNSKQPLRLQIDGIHALAKDATELIIDTEKQQIIKAPDKNLKVSVNSTAEGSTMILEYYTPLPTTRFSDSIILLLDDEFKDASGQVYSTIMSDISIPARKESSDKAALPPTLYYYALGKAKLPQPLTFTLNGYPNPLKETVSLSIRK, encoded by the coding sequence ATGGCCGGTAGCGAGGAGAATTTGCTGAAGGAATATTTTGACGGGTTGTCTGGGCAGGTAGAGGAGATATCGGAGATCAAATTGAATGCGGCGATACGCAGCGGGATGTCTGGACCCCGAAGTTACCGTATATCTGCAGGCAAGCGGTATTCGATCGGTATAGCAGCGGTATTGGCAATTGTGATATTGTTTGCCTTCCCTTGGATCGGTAAGCAGGCAGAGCCGCAAAATGCCCAGAGTCCGCTGGTATCAGCCCAGAGCAGCAATGCATTTGAGGCATACCGTAAAGTGGCAAGCGGCAATATTACGGTATCGTCGGCAATCGATGCGGGATTAGTACAGCGCATCAGCGGTGCTTCAGCACAGCAGAATGGGTACGTGCTAACGGTGGATGGGATCGCCGCCGACCGCAAGGGAATCCTCATATTGTATTCGCTGCAAAACAATACGAGCCGTAAGTCGCAGGTGAACCGTCTGCAGCTTGCGGGTGAAGGATATTCAGCCGTGAACTATCCTAACGGGTGGTCTCCTAAAGATGTGCAGCCAGGTATTACCCTCGGTTATGAGGTATTGCAGTGGGGTGGCGATTTTAGGTCACTGCCTGATCAGATCACATTCGAACTGAATCTTGGTGAGAAGACAAAAACAGCTACTTCAAGTGGAGTAAAGCCTTTGGCACAACTGTCTCTACCGATCACCCTTGATCACGATAAAATGGCCAAAACAGGAGAACTCATCCATGTAGACCGTACTCTGACCATTGCAGGACAAGAGGTCGATGTCAATGAGGTATACATTTCAACAACCGGTATTTATGTGGAAGAGGAGTATAATCCGCAGAATTCAAAGCAAATCTTCGGACTGCTTAATCCCAGAATGTTATTAGGCAGTGAAGATCAATTTATGAGTCTAAGTTCATTCCGTACACTAGTTGTAGAAGGCAAGAAGAGTCTGGTATTTGCAAATGATAACAATTCCAAGCAGCCGCTCAGACTGCAGATTGACGGAATTCATGCGCTAGCCAAGGATGCAACGGAATTGATTATCGACACAGAGAAGCAGCAGATTATTAAAGCACCCGATAAAAATTTAAAAGTCTCCGTAAACAGTACTGCAGAAGGTTCCACCATGATTCTGGAATATTATACACCGTTGCCAACGACCAGATTTTCTGATTCAATTATTCTGTTATTAGACGATGAGTTTAAGGATGCCTCAGGCCAGGTGTACTCCACTATTATGTCCGATATAAGTATTCCGGCGCGCAAGGAGTCATCAGACAAGGCGGCCTTACCGCCAACATTGTATTATTATGCTTTAGGCAAAGCTAAGCTTCCTCAGCCATTGACATTCACTTTGAACGGCTACCCGAATCCGCTGAAGGAAACGGTATCCCTCTCCATCCGCAAATAG
- a CDS encoding type 1 glutamine amidotransferase domain-containing protein, with protein sequence MRLAGKKVIALVDDEFEDLELWYPVYRVREEGAEVHLAGLTKDKTYVGKYGVPATAEYSWDELSAADYDGILVPGGWAPDKIRRYSAVLKLVQDFNEAKKPIGQICHAGWVLISAKILEGVTVTSTPGIRDDMENAGAIWKDEPVVTDGHIISARRPPDLPPYGKAFCDALAGE encoded by the coding sequence ATGAGACTGGCCGGTAAAAAGGTCATCGCACTTGTAGACGATGAATTCGAAGATTTGGAGCTCTGGTATCCCGTATACCGGGTAAGAGAAGAAGGAGCCGAGGTGCATTTGGCAGGCCTAACGAAGGACAAAACTTATGTCGGCAAATACGGCGTTCCCGCCACAGCGGAATACTCCTGGGATGAGCTGAGTGCAGCCGATTACGACGGCATTCTGGTACCGGGAGGCTGGGCGCCCGATAAGATCCGCCGTTACAGCGCGGTACTAAAGCTGGTACAGGATTTCAATGAAGCCAAGAAGCCGATCGGCCAAATCTGCCATGCAGGCTGGGTGCTGATTTCAGCCAAAATCCTGGAAGGCGTAACCGTTACTTCTACGCCCGGTATCCGTGATGACATGGAAAATGCCGGAGCCATCTGGAAAGATGAGCCCGTGGTTACTGACGGGCATATTATCTCCGCCCGCCGGCCGCCGGATCTGCCGCCTTACGGCAAAGCCTTCTGCGATGCACTAGCCGGAGAATAA
- the ccpA gene encoding catabolite control protein A, whose protein sequence is MTVTIYDVAREAGVSMATVSRVVNNNPNVKPQTRKKVFEAIERLGYRPNAVARGLASKKTTTVGVVIPDISNSIFAEIARGIEDIANMYHYNIILCNADKRKEKEIRVINTLLEKQVDGLLFMGGTVTEEHIQAFQTSAVPIVLCATRDEKGTYPSVDIDHENAAFDAVNTLIRHGHREIAMISGTLQDPANGYARFHGYKKALEAAGIEYQEDLVRIGNYRYESGVEAMKYFLGLKKKPTAIFAATDEMAIGAIHSIQDEGLKVPDDFSIISVDNIRMASMVRPLLTTVAQPMYDLGAVAMRLLTKLMKKETVENPRVILPHETILRLSVNHVNK, encoded by the coding sequence TTGACGGTAACCATTTACGATGTAGCTCGAGAAGCAGGCGTATCTATGGCTACGGTATCACGGGTTGTGAATAATAACCCCAATGTGAAACCGCAGACTCGGAAGAAGGTTTTTGAAGCGATTGAGCGTTTGGGCTATCGTCCAAATGCCGTGGCGAGAGGACTCGCCAGCAAGAAAACGACAACTGTTGGGGTTGTCATCCCCGATATCTCAAACTCGATTTTTGCTGAAATTGCACGCGGGATTGAAGATATCGCCAATATGTATCATTACAATATTATCCTGTGTAACGCAGACAAGCGCAAAGAGAAGGAAATCCGGGTCATCAACACCCTGCTTGAGAAACAAGTGGACGGGCTGCTCTTCATGGGCGGAACAGTGACGGAAGAACATATCCAAGCCTTCCAGACTTCTGCCGTACCGATTGTTCTTTGCGCAACGCGTGATGAGAAGGGAACCTATCCTTCAGTTGATATCGATCATGAGAATGCTGCATTTGACGCTGTCAACACACTTATCCGCCACGGTCATCGTGAGATTGCAATGATCAGCGGAACGCTGCAGGATCCTGCAAACGGTTATGCACGTTTCCATGGCTATAAGAAAGCACTGGAAGCTGCAGGTATTGAGTATCAGGAGGATCTCGTGCGAATCGGTAATTACCGGTACGAATCCGGTGTCGAAGCCATGAAGTACTTCCTGGGCCTTAAGAAGAAACCAACTGCGATCTTTGCCGCAACAGATGAAATGGCAATTGGCGCCATTCACAGCATACAGGATGAAGGCCTTAAGGTGCCGGATGATTTCTCGATCATCAGTGTGGATAACATCCGCATGGCTTCGATGGTTCGCCCTCTATTGACGACTGTAGCCCAGCCAATGTATGACCTGGGTGCGGTAGCTATGAGACTGCTCACGAAGCTGATGAAGAAGGAAACCGTTGAGAATCCACGCGTCATTCTGCCGCATGAAACGATTCTCCGCTTGTCCGTCAATCATGTAAACAAATAA
- a CDS encoding 5'-methylthioadenosine/adenosylhomocysteine nucleosidase, which produces MSEVFGLIGAMDEEIKLLLESMDNRVTTVKAGIKYYTGTVFGKSAVLCKSGVGKVNAAVTTQILLDTFGVSRVLFTGVAGAVHPGLNIGDIVISSQCIQHDMDVSALGYPRGVIPYQEISAFPADQTLVQLAEQACHDLKQQSVTGVVLSGDQFIASAELVAKLRLELNGACAEMEGAAVAQVCFMNEIPFVILRSMSDKADGSANVNYHEFTVEASERSHAILEYMLKAM; this is translated from the coding sequence ATGAGTGAAGTGTTCGGATTAATCGGAGCCATGGATGAAGAAATTAAACTGCTGCTGGAGAGTATGGACAATAGGGTGACAACGGTTAAGGCAGGCATAAAGTATTACACAGGAACGGTGTTTGGCAAATCGGCAGTGTTGTGCAAATCAGGGGTAGGCAAAGTTAACGCGGCGGTCACGACGCAAATTCTGCTGGACACCTTCGGCGTCTCGCGGGTATTATTCACAGGAGTAGCCGGTGCAGTTCATCCAGGACTGAACATCGGTGATATCGTGATTTCTTCGCAGTGTATTCAGCATGATATGGATGTATCTGCATTGGGATACCCCAGAGGGGTTATTCCTTATCAGGAGATTTCCGCCTTTCCGGCAGATCAAACACTGGTGCAGCTTGCTGAACAAGCCTGTCATGACCTTAAGCAGCAATCGGTGACCGGAGTTGTGTTGTCCGGTGATCAATTTATAGCCAGTGCGGAGTTGGTCGCCAAGCTGCGGCTGGAGCTGAACGGCGCCTGCGCCGAGATGGAAGGGGCTGCTGTTGCACAGGTGTGTTTCATGAATGAAATCCCCTTTGTCATCCTCCGTTCAATGTCAGATAAGGCTGACGGATCGGCGAATGTCAATTACCACGAATTCACAGTAGAGGCTTCCGAGCGTTCCCATGCCATACTTGAATATATGCTGAAGGCAATGTGA
- a CDS encoding GNAT family N-acetyltransferase — MEHRKIRVSHTFVYNSKNITVSGPLSPSLLEGLLMHPDLDAFRKPSEQLEALIDIAGLPEGRVIAAVENQTVIGYVTFHYPDELELWSQGGMMDLIELGAVEVANGYRGSGLGKLLISTAFEREQLENCIVYTTEYYWHWDLKGSGLDVWAYRKMMEKLMKTVDMVWYATDDPEICSHPANCLMVRIGREVPMSSQETFDRVRFRQRFMY, encoded by the coding sequence ATGGAGCACCGCAAAATCCGCGTTTCCCATACCTTTGTATATAACAGCAAGAACATTACAGTCAGTGGACCTTTATCTCCAAGCCTGCTGGAGGGCCTGCTTATGCATCCTGATCTGGATGCCTTCCGCAAACCAAGCGAACAGCTGGAAGCGCTCATAGACATCGCAGGACTGCCTGAGGGGCGGGTGATCGCCGCTGTCGAGAACCAAACTGTTATAGGCTATGTAACCTTTCACTATCCGGATGAATTGGAGCTTTGGTCACAGGGGGGAATGATGGATCTCATTGAGCTGGGGGCTGTAGAGGTGGCTAACGGGTATAGAGGGAGCGGGCTTGGCAAGCTGTTGATTTCCACCGCCTTTGAGCGGGAGCAGTTGGAGAACTGCATCGTATACACCACGGAATATTACTGGCACTGGGACCTGAAAGGCAGCGGGCTTGATGTATGGGCCTACCGGAAAATGATGGAGAAGCTGATGAAAACCGTAGATATGGTATGGTATGCTACGGATGATCCGGAAATCTGCTCTCATCCGGCCAACTGCCTTATGGTCCGTATCGGACGGGAAGTTCCGATGTCGTCTCAGGAAACCTTTGACAGAGTGCGCTTCAGACAGCGCTTTATGTACTAG